In the genome of Gemmatimonadota bacterium, the window CACCCTCCAGCCCCCTCCGCTTCGCCTCGGCGTGGCCGAAGGACCCGCTGCCGTGTCCCACGATCAGGGAGCCGGGCTCCCGCCGGCACTCGACGGCCAGCTCCTCTGCGAGTCGGCGGATCGTCTCCTCGCGGGGCCGCTCCACGGCTCCTTTATCGGTGAGAAGGCTGCCACCGAGCTTGAGCAGGCGGACGTCGCTCATGGCCAGGCCCCGCTCAGAAAAGCGCCGGGGCGTCCGCCGGCCCCGACCCCACGCCGTCGCGAATGACGCGGTCGACCACGTCCAGGCTGCGCATGGCCTCCGCCACCGCCGGCTCGGCGCCGGCTTCGCAGATGACGTGCACGTTGGCGCCCGCGTCCATCGTGGCGTACGCCGCGACACCCTCGTCGCGCAACTCGCGCACGCGAGCCAACACCGCCAGCGTGCCCGGCTCCCAGTAGAAGATCGGCGGCCGCGAAGACATGGCGATCAGGTGCAGCTCGATGGCCTCCTCTTCGATCACGGAGCCCATGGCCTCCAGGTCCCGGTGCGCGATACCCGAGCGCACGACGTCGAGGCGCCGAGGTAGTTCCGTCGTCCGCGCGGCGTAGTGCGGGCTCCCTGGAGCGCGGCGGTGGCCGTCGCGCGAGGACACGTCCTTGGGGCGGTCGTCGACGATCGCGATCACGTTACGCAGGTCCCAGTCGCCCGCCCCTCCGAGCACGCTGAGCTCCGCGGCGTCGCCCGACGGCGCCAGCCCCCACTCCACGAATCCGCCCGTCACCGACCTCGCGGCCGACCCGGAGCCGCTCGAGCGCGCCAGCTCGGCGAGCTCCTGTAGGCCGGGCTCCCTACCGAGTGCGCGCGTCACGGCCACGGTCAGCGCCGAGAAGCCTGCGGCGGATGAAGCGAGTCCCGCCGCGGTGGGAAAGGTGTTCCGAGTCGCGACCCGAAACCGCTGGTTGGCGCCCGCCCAGGCGCGCAGCCGGTCCAGGTGTGCCGTGACCGCGCGCGCGAAACGATCGGGGGCGTCGCGAAGTCGACCGTCGTAGTCGGCCACCTGCACCACATCGTCCGCGCCCTCTTCGGCCCGAACGCTGCAGACCGTAACGCATTCGCGCAGCGTCATGGAAATGGACGGATTGAGGGGCAGGGCGCGGTCCAGGTCCACCGCGCCCCAGTACTTGATGAGCGCGATATTCGACGGCGAGGATACGCTGATCGTACTCATGTCGCGCGGGCCACGCCCGGAACCCCGAGGACCGCGTCGACCCGCTGGGCGCCCGCGGCTGCCCAGTCGGCGATGACCGACGGGTCCTCGTGGTAGACGAGCAGCGACCCTGCCCCGGCGTCCGCGGGACCCGCCTGCGCCAGCGCGCCCGCGCCTGAGATCTTCGCGGCACCGCCCAGCTCTTCCACCTCTTCGACCAACT includes:
- the mvaD gene encoding diphosphomevalonate decarboxylase, giving the protein MSTISVSSPSNIALIKYWGAVDLDRALPLNPSISMTLRECVTVCSVRAEEGADDVVQVADYDGRLRDAPDRFARAVTAHLDRLRAWAGANQRFRVATRNTFPTAAGLASSAAGFSALTVAVTRALGREPGLQELAELARSSGSGSAARSVTGGFVEWGLAPSGDAAELSVLGGAGDWDLRNVIAIVDDRPKDVSSRDGHRRAPGSPHYAARTTELPRRLDVVRSGIAHRDLEAMGSVIEEEAIELHLIAMSSRPPIFYWEPGTLAVLARVRELRDEGVAAYATMDAGANVHVICEAGAEPAVAEAMRSLDVVDRVIRDGVGSGPADAPALF